The Orenia marismortui DSM 5156 genome window below encodes:
- the pfkB gene encoding 1-phosphofructokinase, translating to MIITLTLNPAVDKTVKISKFTLGTLNRIKAVRKDAGGKGINVSKVISELGGETKAFGFIGGSSGGFIKESLSKLSIYHNFTLVKDDTRTNLKIIDINNKQETEVNEPGPQITNIELCKLEKDLLDSIDQNDLIIMGGSLPQGLPQNTYASLIEEVQSKGAKVILDTSNKPLIEGLKAKPYLVKPNLDELETLFNKRLDSIDKIVESGKKLYQQGIKIVVISLGGEGSIVISKEGVWKIRPPKVKVASTIGAGDTLVGSLSLKLNEGVDLKEALLYATAASASTVTKAGTQICSKEEVKNLVKEVEIEILE from the coding sequence ATGATTATAACTTTAACTCTTAATCCTGCTGTAGATAAGACAGTTAAAATATCAAAATTTACATTAGGTACTTTAAATAGAATTAAAGCAGTTAGAAAAGATGCTGGAGGTAAAGGAATTAATGTTTCAAAGGTAATATCTGAGCTAGGTGGAGAAACTAAAGCATTTGGCTTTATAGGAGGTAGCAGTGGAGGTTTCATCAAAGAAAGTTTAAGCAAATTAAGTATTTATCATAATTTTACTCTGGTAAAGGATGATACTCGTACTAATTTAAAAATAATAGATATAAATAATAAGCAAGAAACTGAAGTGAATGAACCTGGCCCACAGATCACTAATATTGAATTATGTAAATTGGAAAAAGATTTATTAGATAGTATAGATCAGAATGACTTAATCATTATGGGTGGAAGTTTACCTCAAGGCCTTCCTCAAAACACTTATGCTAGTCTAATAGAAGAAGTTCAAAGTAAAGGAGCTAAGGTGATTTTGGACACCTCTAATAAACCTCTAATAGAAGGATTAAAGGCTAAACCATATCTAGTTAAGCCTAATTTAGATGAATTAGAGACTTTATTTAATAAAAGACTAGATAGTATTGATAAGATTGTAGAATCAGGGAAAAAATTATATCAACAAGGGATTAAGATTGTAGTTATCTCTCTTGGTGGTGAAGGTTCGATTGTAATTAGTAAAGAGGGAGTCTGGAAGATAAGACCTCCTAAAGTCAAAGTGGCAAGCACAATAGGAGCAGGAGATACTTTGGTGGGTTCTCTTTCCTTAAAGTTAAATGAAGGAGTAGATTTAAAAGAGGCCTTGCTTTATGCTACAGCTGCTAGTGCTAGTACTGTTACTAAAGCAGGAACTCAGATTTGCAGTAAAGAAGAGGTAAAGAATTTAGTTAAAGAGGTTGAAATAGAAATTTTAGAATAA
- a CDS encoding PTS sugar transporter subunit IIA, translating into MKISNLMSKDLIKLKLDSNTKNEVLSEMVDLLDQAERITSKEDFYQTILEREEKSTTGVGNGVAIPHGKSSVVKEPTLVFAKSEEGVEFGSFDDKPAKIFFMIAVPEGKNDDHLKVLAKLSRKLMHADFREALLSVDTKEELLKVIEENE; encoded by the coding sequence ATGAAGATTAGTAATTTAATGAGTAAAGATTTAATTAAGCTTAAATTAGATAGTAATACTAAGAATGAAGTTTTATCAGAAATGGTAGATCTTTTAGACCAAGCTGAAAGAATTACTTCAAAAGAAGATTTCTACCAGACTATTTTGGAGAGGGAAGAAAAAAGTACGACTGGAGTGGGAAATGGAGTTGCCATACCTCATGGTAAGAGTAGTGTAGTAAAAGAGCCTACACTAGTATTTGCTAAATCAGAGGAAGGTGTTGAATTTGGAAGTTTTGATGATAAACCAGCCAAAATCTTCTTTATGATTGCAGTACCTGAAGGTAAAAATGATGATCATTTAAAGGTATTAGCTAAATTATCAAGGAAATTGATGCATGCTGATTTTAGAGAAGCTTTATTATCTGTTGATACAAAAGAGGAATTGTTAAAAGTAATTGAAGAGAATGAATAA